From Ramlibacter tataouinensis, the proteins below share one genomic window:
- a CDS encoding cyclase family protein, with translation MRPSMFQRASFVAAALLAIGAPMATSALEPTELRTQATRAPKPPWPAGDERGMANVLGEVTTRRCGWHMSQRGARSYEASFERSNTMPKSPFAPPSLSKPKPTAGVPFSAHAFNSEAFEAGAEPQQQGTQIDALGHFASIKNPWDPKNPFAADDAAYYGGFKQQDVKPTPDSPLLKLGIEKIPPLVTTAVLLDAKAHVGKGRAMGAGQLVTAANIDAMLKAQGLAQRGLLPGDMVWIYTGWSEHWKDPADPNSPYYAMAPGLAVDAAKMLASKRIVAIGLDAPFIDAVPDGMLQGKAPPAPGTEAGLPFSIHHYMLSVYGIHHLENLNLAAMAADKVWTSCAMVLPSRDKGAAGAVIRPVAIGVPNQK, from the coding sequence GTGAGACCATCCATGTTCCAGCGCGCATCCTTTGTTGCAGCCGCCCTGCTGGCCATCGGTGCGCCGATGGCGACTTCGGCGCTCGAGCCGACCGAACTGAGAACCCAAGCCACCCGCGCGCCGAAGCCACCGTGGCCGGCGGGTGACGAGCGCGGCATGGCCAACGTGCTCGGTGAGGTGACGACGCGGCGCTGCGGCTGGCACATGTCGCAGCGCGGCGCGCGCAGCTACGAGGCCTCCTTCGAACGGTCGAACACCATGCCGAAGTCGCCGTTCGCGCCGCCGTCGCTCAGCAAGCCCAAGCCGACCGCGGGCGTGCCGTTCTCGGCGCATGCCTTCAACAGCGAAGCGTTCGAAGCCGGCGCCGAGCCGCAGCAGCAGGGCACCCAGATCGACGCCCTGGGCCACTTCGCGTCGATCAAGAATCCCTGGGACCCCAAGAACCCCTTCGCTGCCGACGACGCCGCCTACTACGGCGGCTTCAAGCAGCAGGATGTGAAGCCCACGCCCGACTCGCCGTTGCTCAAGCTGGGCATCGAGAAGATCCCGCCGCTGGTGACCACCGCCGTGTTGCTGGACGCCAAGGCCCATGTCGGCAAGGGCCGGGCGATGGGCGCCGGCCAGCTCGTCACCGCGGCCAACATCGACGCCATGCTCAAGGCCCAGGGGCTGGCGCAGCGCGGCCTCCTGCCCGGTGACATGGTGTGGATCTACACCGGCTGGAGCGAGCACTGGAAGGATCCGGCCGACCCGAACAGCCCGTACTACGCGATGGCGCCGGGGCTGGCGGTGGACGCGGCCAAGATGCTGGCCAGCAAGCGCATCGTCGCGATCGGGCTGGACGCGCCCTTCATCGACGCGGTGCCCGACGGCATGCTGCAAGGCAAGGCACCGCCCGCGCCGGGCACCGAGGCGGGCCTGCCCTTCTCGATCCATCACTACATGCTGTCGGTGTACGGCATCCACCACCTCGAAAACCTGAACCTCGCCGCGATGGCCGCCGACAAGGTGTGGACCTCGTGCGCCATGGTGCTGCCCTCACGCGACAAGGGCGCTGCCGGCGCGGTGATCCGGCCGGTGGCGATCGGGGTGCCGAATCAGAAGTGA
- a CDS encoding xanthine dehydrogenase family protein molybdopterin-binding subunit: MKRRTWLIGTGTVVGGALGVGVLGLVARDGYYERRAKELAKPALFAGWIVIAPDNVVTVYIPHSDIGQGSHTALAMMAAEELDAAWSQVRAEQAPADPAFANRHFIEGFLLKGRQAPEFARSGTTLAFGEIGRLVNMQVTGGSASVRFTGQMGLRTAGAAARDMLLTAAATQWGVPRSELVTREGTVQHAASGRTIRYGELVQRAAALDAPAHVTLKKRSEFRLIGTAPPRLDIPDKVTGRTKYGIDVSLPGMLTATVMASPVHGERLVQVDEGPALAVPGVRKVVKLPNAVAVVADGYWAARTGLAALKPQFSSGSNAQVTSETISARFDTALQSAEGKKVHSAGDAAGAKGSQVAAAYSVPFLHHATMEPINVTALWEAGKLKVWGSEQDALGARNNLADVSGLALADVAFTPMAVGGGFGRRSAPKKDHLAQVVEIAKAVAPAPVKLIWSREEDFAQGAYRPAVTTRIEATVDDKGQVQAWRQRFIDTPELINEGFPLPYAIANQRIEAVAAPTHVRYGAWRSVAHSQHGFFTESFVDELAAAAKKDPLEFRRMHLPPGSRHRRVLDEVAQRAGWGTPLPTGHARGIALVESFGSVVAEVIEASVDASGLPQVHKVTAVVDCGFVVHPDTAAQQVQGGIIMGLSAALGEAITIKDGAVVQRSFPDYPILRMNQVPAIDVSFVESDGPLGGLGEVGLPPVAPALANAIAASTGRRIRSLPLRSAGKESPNA, from the coding sequence ATGAAGCGGCGCACCTGGCTGATCGGCACGGGCACCGTGGTCGGCGGCGCGCTCGGCGTCGGTGTGCTCGGCCTCGTCGCGCGCGATGGCTACTACGAACGCCGCGCCAAGGAGCTCGCAAAGCCCGCCCTGTTCGCGGGCTGGATCGTCATTGCGCCCGACAACGTCGTCACCGTGTACATCCCGCACTCGGACATCGGGCAGGGTTCCCACACGGCGCTCGCCATGATGGCGGCCGAGGAGCTCGATGCCGCCTGGAGCCAGGTGCGCGCCGAACAGGCGCCGGCCGATCCCGCGTTCGCCAACCGCCACTTCATCGAGGGCTTCCTGCTCAAGGGGCGCCAGGCGCCGGAGTTCGCACGCTCGGGCACGACGCTCGCTTTCGGCGAGATCGGACGGCTGGTGAACATGCAGGTGACAGGGGGTTCCGCCTCCGTGCGCTTCACCGGGCAGATGGGCCTGCGCACCGCCGGCGCCGCGGCACGCGACATGCTGCTGACGGCGGCCGCGACGCAATGGGGCGTGCCGCGGTCGGAACTGGTCACCCGCGAGGGCACGGTGCAGCACGCCGCCAGCGGGCGGACGATCCGCTACGGTGAGCTCGTGCAGCGCGCGGCCGCCCTGGACGCGCCGGCGCATGTCACGCTGAAGAAGCGAAGCGAGTTCCGCCTGATCGGCACGGCGCCGCCGCGCCTGGACATTCCGGACAAGGTCACGGGCCGCACGAAGTACGGCATCGACGTGAGCCTGCCCGGCATGCTGACCGCGACGGTGATGGCCTCCCCGGTGCATGGCGAGCGCCTGGTGCAGGTGGACGAAGGGCCCGCACTGGCGGTGCCCGGCGTGCGCAAGGTGGTCAAGCTTCCCAATGCCGTGGCCGTCGTGGCCGACGGTTACTGGGCGGCGCGCACCGGCCTGGCCGCACTGAAGCCCCAGTTCTCATCGGGTTCGAATGCGCAAGTGACGAGCGAGACGATCTCGGCGCGCTTCGACACGGCGCTTCAGAGCGCCGAGGGCAAGAAGGTCCACTCCGCTGGCGACGCCGCCGGGGCGAAGGGCAGCCAGGTCGCGGCCGCCTACTCCGTCCCCTTCCTGCATCACGCCACCATGGAGCCGATCAACGTGACCGCCCTGTGGGAGGCCGGCAAGCTGAAGGTTTGGGGCAGCGAACAGGATGCGCTCGGTGCGCGCAATAACCTCGCGGATGTCAGCGGGCTGGCACTGGCGGATGTGGCCTTCACGCCGATGGCGGTCGGTGGAGGCTTCGGCCGCCGCTCGGCGCCAAAGAAGGATCACCTGGCGCAGGTCGTCGAGATCGCCAAGGCGGTGGCGCCCGCGCCGGTGAAACTGATCTGGAGCCGGGAGGAAGACTTCGCGCAAGGCGCCTACCGGCCGGCCGTTACCACGCGCATCGAAGCGACGGTCGACGACAAGGGCCAGGTGCAGGCCTGGCGGCAACGCTTCATCGACACGCCCGAGCTGATCAACGAGGGCTTCCCCCTGCCCTATGCGATCGCGAACCAGCGCATCGAGGCGGTCGCCGCACCGACGCACGTGCGCTATGGCGCATGGCGCAGCGTCGCGCACAGCCAGCACGGCTTCTTCACCGAGTCCTTCGTCGACGAACTCGCCGCGGCCGCGAAGAAGGATCCGCTGGAGTTCCGCCGCATGCACCTGCCGCCCGGATCGCGGCATCGCCGCGTGCTGGACGAGGTGGCGCAGCGTGCCGGTTGGGGCACGCCGCTGCCGACCGGCCACGCCCGCGGAATAGCGCTGGTGGAAAGCTTCGGCAGCGTGGTGGCCGAAGTCATCGAGGCCTCCGTGGACGCGAGCGGCTTGCCCCAGGTGCACAAGGTGACCGCGGTCGTCGACTGCGGGTTCGTGGTCCATCCCGACACGGCGGCGCAGCAGGTCCAGGGCGGCATCATCATGGGCCTGAGCGCCGCGCTCGGTGAAGCCATCACCATCAAGGACGGCGCGGTCGTGCAGCGCAGCTTTCCCGACTACCCGATCCTGCGCATGAACCAGGTGCCGGCGATCGACGTCTCCTTCGTCGAAAGCGACGGGCCGCTCGGCGGACTCGGCGAGGTGGGGCTGCCGCCGGTGGCTCCCGCCCTGGCGAACGCCATTGCCGCGAGCACGGGGCGCCGCATCCGGTCGCTGCCGCTGCGCTCGGCGGGAAAAGAGTCGCCGAACGCCTAG
- a CDS encoding (2Fe-2S)-binding protein produces the protein MAVTLNLNGKPATFDAAPEMPLLWAIREHAGLTGTKFGCGIAACGACTVHVNGAAVRSCVYPLSACAGANVTTIEGLGGAHPVQKAWIAVQVPQCGYCQSGMIMAASALLAQKPAPTDADIDAAMTNICRCGTYPRVRQAIHDAARAAAGAPARGQS, from the coding sequence ATGGCAGTCACCCTGAACCTCAACGGCAAGCCGGCGACCTTCGATGCGGCTCCCGAGATGCCGCTCCTGTGGGCGATCCGCGAGCACGCGGGCCTCACCGGCACGAAGTTCGGCTGCGGCATCGCCGCCTGCGGCGCCTGCACCGTGCACGTGAACGGCGCTGCCGTGCGTTCCTGCGTGTATCCCCTGTCGGCCTGCGCCGGTGCGAACGTGACGACGATCGAAGGACTCGGAGGAGCTCATCCGGTGCAGAAGGCCTGGATCGCCGTGCAGGTGCCGCAATGCGGCTACTGCCAGTCCGGGATGATCATGGCGGCCAGCGCGCTGCTCGCGCAAAAGCCCGCGCCGACCGACGCCGATATCGATGCGGCCATGACCAACATCTGCCGCTGCGGCACCTACCCGCGCGTGCGGCAGGCGATCCACGACGCGGCGCGCGCGGCCGCCGGCGCACCGGCGAGGGGGCAATCATGA
- a CDS encoding AraC family transcriptional regulator produces the protein MPQPLVTPLPRNMLDAIADAGVDLADAAREAGVDPAALEAGMTFAEVERFIAVAWRRLDDPAFGLRAGCVLRPERYGISGLTAMASPTFGSALQRKARYNRLVWGDSYRIRQDALEFTVVTESPDESKPWSYSRVDLEFASLVTFGRRFALAGMAPLKVGFRRPEPAFRPLYEDIFRCPVAFAQPANSLSFSQADAQRPLVSADARAAEWLEFGARAALERMDDSGVTARVRAQLQRMLQGDEPTLAAVASELCMSERTLQRRLSAEGQTFRRALDETRRDVAQRSLAAGKRNVPELAYLLGFEDSNSFYRSFRRWTGTTPESYRKAVVE, from the coding sequence GTGCCCCAGCCGCTCGTCACGCCGCTGCCCAGGAATATGCTCGACGCCATCGCCGATGCGGGTGTCGACCTGGCCGACGCCGCACGCGAAGCTGGCGTCGATCCCGCCGCGCTGGAAGCCGGCATGACCTTCGCGGAAGTCGAGCGCTTCATCGCGGTCGCCTGGCGGCGGCTCGATGACCCGGCGTTCGGCCTGCGCGCCGGCTGCGTGCTGCGTCCGGAGCGCTACGGCATTTCGGGCCTCACGGCGATGGCCAGCCCGACCTTCGGCTCGGCGCTCCAGCGCAAGGCGCGCTACAACCGGCTGGTGTGGGGCGACAGCTACCGCATCCGGCAGGACGCGCTTGAGTTCACCGTGGTCACCGAATCGCCCGACGAATCCAAGCCGTGGAGCTACTCGCGGGTCGACCTGGAGTTCGCGTCGCTGGTGACCTTCGGCCGGCGCTTCGCTTTGGCCGGGATGGCGCCGCTGAAGGTGGGCTTCCGGCGCCCCGAGCCCGCGTTCCGGCCGCTGTACGAGGACATCTTCCGCTGCCCCGTCGCCTTCGCCCAGCCGGCGAACAGCCTGAGTTTCTCGCAGGCCGACGCGCAGCGTCCGCTCGTCTCCGCCGATGCGCGGGCCGCGGAATGGCTCGAGTTCGGCGCCCGGGCGGCCCTGGAGCGCATGGATGACAGCGGCGTCACGGCACGCGTGCGTGCCCAGCTGCAACGCATGCTGCAGGGCGACGAGCCGACGCTGGCCGCGGTGGCGTCCGAGCTGTGCATGAGCGAACGCACGCTGCAGAGGCGGCTGTCCGCGGAAGGGCAGACCTTCCGCCGCGCGCTGGACGAAACGCGCCGGGACGTGGCTCAGCGCTCATTGGCCGCCGGCAAGCGCAACGTGCCTGAACTCGCCTACCTGCTGGGCTTCGAGGACTCGAATTCGTTCTACCGCTCATTCCGTCGCTGGACCGGCACCACGCCCGAGTCCTACCGCAAGGCAGTGGTCGAGTGA
- a CDS encoding septal ring lytic transglycosylase RlpA family protein — protein sequence MAPVWGLPRERLAAWMLMAVLTVLAGCATAPDRARPAPDAAAQPKPGAELGRGKASWYGPGFHGKRTANGERFDMNELTAAHRTLPFGTRVRVRNVRNGREVVVRINDRGPQVSDRIIDLSKGAAAAIDMLQAGEAPVVLTAL from the coding sequence TTGGCACCGGTTTGGGGCCTGCCCCGCGAGCGCCTGGCCGCCTGGATGCTGATGGCTGTGCTGACGGTGCTGGCCGGGTGCGCCACCGCCCCCGATCGCGCCCGGCCCGCGCCGGACGCGGCGGCGCAGCCGAAACCGGGCGCCGAGCTCGGCCGCGGCAAGGCCTCCTGGTACGGCCCCGGCTTCCATGGCAAGCGCACCGCGAACGGTGAGCGCTTCGACATGAACGAGCTGACGGCGGCCCATCGGACACTGCCGTTCGGCACCCGCGTGCGCGTTCGCAATGTCCGCAATGGCCGGGAAGTGGTCGTGCGCATCAACGACCGCGGCCCGCAAGTCAGTGATCGCATCATCGACCTGAGCAAGGGAGCGGCCGCGGCGATCGACATGTTGCAAGCCGGCGAGGCGCCCGTCGTCCTCACGGCGCTTTGA
- a CDS encoding acetyl-CoA C-acyltransferase → MIDAVIVSTARTPIGKAFRGAFNDTKSPTLLGHAISHAVQRAGIEAGRIEDAVMGSVLTAGTAGSNIARQAVLAAGLPATVAAQTIDRQCASGLMAIATAAKQVMVDGMEVVLAGGQDNISAVQNRYFEWTAAEQDANVLARAPHAHMPMLQTAEFVSRKYGISREAQDQYALESQQRTARAQAEGRLDAEIVPLATQMLVTDKVTGETSRKQITLAKDEGNRPETTLASLQGLKPVVEGGVVTAGNASQLSDGASACVVMNARLAERLGLAPLGIYRGMAVAGNAPEEMGIGPIYAIPKLLKQHGLKVEDIDLWELNEAFACQVLYCRDQLGIDPAKYNVNGGSIAIGHPYGMTGARLTGHALIEGKRRGARRVVVSMCVGGGMGAAALFEIA, encoded by the coding sequence ATGATCGACGCCGTCATCGTCTCCACCGCCCGCACGCCCATCGGCAAGGCCTTCCGGGGCGCCTTCAACGACACCAAATCGCCCACGCTGCTGGGCCACGCCATCAGCCACGCAGTGCAGCGCGCCGGCATCGAAGCCGGCCGCATCGAAGACGCCGTGATGGGCTCGGTGCTGACCGCCGGCACCGCCGGCTCCAACATCGCGCGCCAGGCCGTGCTGGCCGCCGGCCTCCCGGCAACGGTGGCCGCGCAGACCATCGACCGCCAGTGCGCCTCGGGCCTGATGGCGATCGCCACGGCCGCCAAACAGGTCATGGTCGACGGCATGGAAGTGGTGCTGGCCGGCGGGCAGGACAACATCTCCGCCGTGCAGAACCGCTACTTCGAGTGGACGGCGGCCGAGCAGGACGCGAACGTGCTCGCCCGCGCGCCCCATGCCCACATGCCGATGCTGCAGACCGCCGAGTTCGTCTCGCGCAAGTACGGCATCTCGCGCGAGGCGCAGGACCAATACGCACTCGAGTCGCAGCAGCGCACCGCCAGGGCCCAGGCCGAAGGCCGGCTCGACGCCGAGATCGTGCCCCTCGCGACCCAGATGCTGGTGACCGACAAGGTCACCGGCGAGACCAGCCGCAAGCAAATCACGCTGGCCAAGGACGAGGGCAACCGTCCCGAGACCACACTGGCGAGCCTGCAAGGGCTCAAGCCGGTGGTCGAAGGCGGCGTGGTCACCGCCGGCAACGCCAGCCAGCTCTCCGATGGCGCCAGCGCCTGCGTGGTGATGAACGCCAGGCTCGCCGAGCGTCTCGGCCTGGCGCCGCTGGGCATCTACCGCGGCATGGCGGTGGCCGGCAATGCGCCGGAAGAGATGGGCATCGGCCCGATCTACGCGATTCCCAAACTGCTCAAGCAGCACGGCCTGAAGGTCGAGGACATCGACCTGTGGGAGCTGAACGAGGCCTTCGCCTGCCAGGTGCTGTACTGCCGCGACCAGCTGGGCATCGACCCGGCGAAGTACAACGTCAACGGCGGCAGCATCGCCATCGGCCACCCCTATGGCATGACCGGGGCGCGCCTCACGGGCCACGCGCTGATCGAAGGCAAGCGGCGCGGCGCGCGGCGCGTGGTGGTGTCGATGTGCGTGGGCGGCGGCATGGGCGCCGCGGCGCTGTTCGAGATCGCCTGA
- a CDS encoding SDR family NAD(P)-dependent oxidoreductase produces MNIDLSGKVAIVTGAGAGLGREHALLLARLGAKVVVNDLGSDVNGRGGSASAAQKVVDEIVARGGEAMANGASVTDFEAVKQMVADTVARWGRVDILVNNAGILRDKSFTKMEMEDFRTVVEVHLMGAVHCTKAVWETMRQQGFGRIVMTTSSSGLYGNFGQANYGAAKMALVGLMQTLSLEGEKHNIRVNCLAPTAGTRMLDGLMPEDKLAALQPAAVSPAIGALVADDAPTRMVLCAGAGSFEAAHITLTRGIHLGAGAQVVHELAARLPDVAERAGEIVPRSGAAQGDLELKKASF; encoded by the coding sequence ATGAACATCGATCTGAGCGGCAAGGTCGCCATCGTCACCGGCGCGGGCGCCGGCCTCGGGCGCGAGCACGCGCTGCTGCTGGCGCGCCTGGGCGCCAAGGTGGTCGTCAATGACCTCGGCAGCGACGTCAATGGCCGCGGCGGCTCCGCGTCGGCGGCGCAGAAGGTGGTCGACGAGATCGTCGCCCGGGGCGGCGAGGCCATGGCCAACGGCGCCTCGGTGACCGACTTCGAAGCGGTCAAGCAGATGGTGGCCGACACCGTGGCGCGCTGGGGCCGCGTGGACATCCTGGTCAACAACGCCGGCATCCTGCGCGACAAGAGCTTCACCAAGATGGAGATGGAAGACTTCCGCACGGTCGTCGAAGTCCACCTGATGGGCGCCGTCCATTGCACCAAGGCCGTGTGGGAGACGATGCGCCAGCAGGGCTTCGGCCGCATCGTGATGACGACCTCCTCCTCCGGGCTGTACGGAAACTTCGGCCAGGCCAACTACGGCGCCGCCAAGATGGCGCTGGTGGGCCTGATGCAGACGCTCTCGCTCGAGGGCGAGAAGCACAACATCCGCGTCAACTGCCTGGCGCCCACCGCCGGCACCCGGATGCTCGACGGGCTGATGCCCGAGGACAAGCTGGCGGCCCTGCAGCCCGCGGCCGTGAGCCCGGCCATCGGCGCACTGGTCGCCGACGACGCGCCCACCCGCATGGTGCTGTGCGCCGGCGCCGGCAGCTTCGAGGCGGCCCACATCACGCTGACCCGGGGCATCCACCTCGGCGCCGGGGCGCAGGTGGTGCACGAACTGGCTGCACGACTGCCCGACGTGGCCGAGCGCGCCGGCGAGATCGTTCCCCGAAGCGGCGCCGCCCAGGGCGACCTGGAGTTGAAGAAGGCCAGCTTCTAA
- a CDS encoding acyl-CoA dehydrogenase: protein MTQDLILPRSDLDFLLFDWLKVDDLTRRARFAGQDRFDYASVLDIYAKLAAELFATHNKKNDSQEPSFDGERVTVVEDVGVAMRAFSEAGLMSAAFPPEWGGLSLPSVVERAGMAYIMGANVASAGYAYLTIGNANLLMAHASPKQAAKYVPAMAQGRFFGTMCLSEPQAGSSLADIRTKAVPGADGRYRLFGNKMWISGGEHEVSENIVHLVLAKIPDANGQLPPGVQGISLFTVPRRLVNEDGSLGERNDVVPAGVNHKMGQRGLVNCLLNFGEGKFRPEGEVGALGEIVGEPGQGLAYMFHMMNEARISVGLTAAALAYTGYLHALDYAKTRTQGRLRSQRDPVSAPVPIIQHADVRRMLLAQKAYASGALAICLYSARLNDDVHSLEDAAARDEAHLLLELLTPITKSWTAQWGLVANELAIQVHGGYGYTREYNVEQFYRDNRLNPIHEGTFGIQAIDLLGRKTRMKGGGALKLLSARIAVTIDSANRIASLQRHARTLAKEWDRLQTVTSKLHALPDAEQQLANAGPYLEAFGHVVVGWLWLDQALTVTDLLQGPQASDFHRGKLAACDYFFGWELPKVAAWLAVLDPVERTPLDIRENWL from the coding sequence ATGACCCAAGACCTGATCCTTCCCCGCAGCGACCTCGACTTCCTTCTCTTCGACTGGCTCAAGGTCGATGACCTGACCCGGCGCGCCCGCTTTGCCGGACAGGACCGATTCGACTATGCATCGGTCCTGGACATCTACGCCAAGCTTGCCGCCGAGCTGTTCGCCACGCACAACAAGAAGAACGACAGCCAGGAGCCCTCCTTCGACGGCGAGCGGGTCACGGTCGTCGAGGACGTGGGCGTGGCCATGCGCGCGTTTTCCGAAGCCGGGCTGATGTCCGCGGCCTTCCCGCCGGAATGGGGCGGCCTGAGCCTGCCTTCGGTGGTGGAGCGCGCGGGCATGGCCTACATCATGGGCGCCAACGTGGCGAGTGCCGGCTATGCCTACCTCACCATCGGCAACGCCAACCTCCTGATGGCGCACGCCAGTCCGAAGCAGGCGGCCAAGTACGTGCCGGCGATGGCGCAAGGCCGCTTCTTCGGCACCATGTGCCTGTCCGAGCCGCAGGCAGGCTCCAGCCTCGCCGACATCCGCACCAAGGCCGTGCCGGGCGCCGACGGCCGCTACCGCCTGTTCGGCAACAAGATGTGGATCTCGGGCGGCGAGCACGAGGTGTCCGAAAACATCGTGCACCTGGTGCTGGCCAAGATCCCCGATGCGAACGGGCAACTGCCGCCAGGCGTGCAAGGCATCTCGCTGTTCACCGTGCCGCGCCGGCTGGTGAACGAGGATGGCAGCCTGGGCGAGCGCAACGACGTCGTGCCGGCCGGGGTCAACCACAAGATGGGCCAGCGCGGGCTGGTCAACTGCCTGCTCAACTTCGGCGAAGGCAAGTTCAGGCCCGAGGGCGAGGTCGGCGCGCTCGGCGAAATCGTCGGCGAGCCGGGCCAGGGTCTCGCCTACATGTTCCACATGATGAACGAGGCGCGCATCTCGGTGGGCCTGACCGCCGCGGCCCTGGCCTACACCGGTTACCTGCACGCGCTGGACTATGCGAAGACCCGCACCCAAGGGCGACTGCGCAGCCAGCGCGATCCCGTCTCCGCGCCGGTGCCCATCATCCAGCACGCCGATGTGCGCCGCATGCTGCTGGCGCAAAAGGCGTACGCCTCGGGCGCACTGGCGATATGCCTGTACAGCGCGCGGCTGAACGACGACGTGCACTCGCTGGAAGACGCCGCAGCACGTGACGAAGCGCACCTGCTGCTGGAACTGCTAACCCCCATCACCAAGAGCTGGACCGCGCAATGGGGACTGGTGGCCAACGAGCTGGCCATCCAGGTCCATGGGGGCTATGGCTACACCCGCGAGTACAACGTTGAACAGTTCTACCGCGACAACCGCCTCAACCCGATCCACGAAGGCACCTTCGGCATCCAGGCCATCGACCTGTTGGGGCGCAAGACGCGCATGAAGGGCGGCGGCGCGCTGAAGCTGCTGTCCGCGCGCATCGCCGTCACGATCGACAGCGCGAACCGCATCGCGTCGCTGCAGCGTCATGCGCGCACGCTCGCCAAGGAATGGGACCGGCTGCAGACCGTCACCAGCAAGTTGCATGCACTGCCGGACGCCGAACAGCAACTGGCCAACGCCGGCCCCTACCTCGAAGCCTTCGGCCACGTCGTCGTCGGCTGGCTGTGGCTGGATCAGGCGCTGACAGTGACCGACTTGCTGCAGGGTCCGCAGGCCAGCGACTTCCATCGCGGCAAACTCGCGGCCTGCGACTACTTCTTCGGCTGGGAACTGCCCAAGGTGGCCGCATGGCTGGCCGTGCTCGACCCGGTGGAGCGCACGCCCCTGGACATTCGCGAAAATTGGCTGTGA
- a CDS encoding iron-containing alcohol dehydrogenase, with product MQDFAFNTTRSLKVARGGARLLADSVAAMGAWSTLVVTDPGLHSAGMLNEALAGFAKRGLRVTVFSDVQADPPEDVILAAAAAATACQADCVVGFGGGSSMDVAKLAALLARSGESLSQVYGVDQAKGPRLPLIMVPTTAGTGSEVTAISIVTTGAGEKKGVVSPVLLPDLALLDAELTLGLPPQVTAATGIDAMVHAIEAYTSKRLKNPISDALAREALRLLSGALHLACRNGRNLQAREDMLLGACLAGMAFANAPVAAVHALAYPIGARFHVPHGLSNSLVLAPVMRFNLEAATPQYAQLSEIVRPGATGTELQKARALTDHLAGLAGELGLPTHLREVGISQADLALLADDAMKQTRLLVNNPREVRREDAQALYQEAL from the coding sequence ATGCAGGATTTCGCGTTCAATACCACCCGTTCCCTGAAGGTCGCGCGCGGCGGCGCCAGATTGCTCGCCGACAGTGTGGCGGCCATGGGCGCCTGGAGCACCTTGGTCGTCACCGATCCCGGACTGCATTCGGCCGGCATGCTCAACGAGGCCCTGGCGGGCTTCGCCAAGAGGGGGTTGCGCGTCACCGTCTTTTCGGATGTGCAGGCCGATCCACCCGAAGACGTGATCCTTGCCGCCGCAGCCGCGGCCACGGCGTGCCAGGCCGACTGCGTCGTGGGTTTCGGCGGCGGCAGCTCGATGGACGTGGCCAAGCTCGCGGCGCTGCTGGCGCGAAGCGGCGAATCCCTGTCGCAGGTGTACGGCGTCGATCAGGCGAAGGGGCCGCGGCTGCCGCTCATCATGGTGCCGACCACCGCCGGCACGGGCTCCGAGGTCACTGCGATCTCCATCGTCACCACCGGCGCCGGCGAAAAGAAGGGCGTGGTCTCGCCCGTGCTGCTGCCGGACCTGGCGCTGCTCGATGCGGAACTCACGCTGGGGCTGCCTCCGCAGGTGACCGCGGCCACCGGCATCGACGCGATGGTGCACGCCATCGAGGCCTACACCAGCAAGCGCCTGAAGAATCCGATCTCCGACGCCCTGGCGCGCGAGGCGCTGCGCCTGCTGTCGGGCGCCTTGCACCTGGCGTGCAGGAACGGCCGCAACCTGCAGGCACGCGAGGACATGCTGCTGGGCGCCTGCTTGGCCGGCATGGCCTTCGCCAACGCGCCGGTGGCGGCGGTTCATGCACTGGCCTATCCGATCGGCGCCCGCTTCCATGTGCCGCACGGCTTGTCCAACTCGCTCGTGCTTGCGCCCGTGATGCGCTTCAACCTGGAGGCCGCGACGCCGCAATACGCGCAGCTGAGCGAGATCGTGCGCCCGGGCGCGACCGGCACCGAGCTGCAGAAGGCAAGGGCGCTGACCGACCACCTGGCCGGGTTGGCCGGCGAGTTGGGCCTGCCGACCCACTTGCGCGAAGTCGGCATCTCGCAAGCCGACCTGGCTTTGCTCGCCGACGATGCGATGAAGCAGACGCGCCTGCTCGTGAACAACCCGCGCGAAGTGCGTCGAGAGGACGCGCAAGCGCTTTACCAGGAAGCCCTGTGA